The Bombus fervidus isolate BK054 chromosome 8, iyBomFerv1, whole genome shotgun sequence genome window below encodes:
- the Dbp21e2 gene encoding putative ATP-dependent RNA helicase Dbp21E2 isoform X1 produces the protein MLFQFCRVGCKTKINATFLNVTRHYARVVKIRRKENDVANNEIEHEKTKTPIIKCKKKMYDFYKDDTCSKEKPILASHGWKNRKSKGDHFFIYPYNNDIAEANKEVGSETFQDLDVNASVCNNLEDLNIYEPLQIQKLGIPKIFQECNVLIAAETGCGKTLAYLLPLITKILLWKQKEVQRNINTPLGLIVTPSRELTVQIALQLIKLSKNLNIKIKIVTGGRTKKIISDPPVGNIDILVCSFGVISKLATFGVYDLTFVRFVVLDEADSLFHSSFETKLKVFLRRIPIEYHHYNTTRNKFPDTAQLILVSASIPSGLNTVLSDIININSLEHVTTEKLHRILIPQKFVRLIPSQKPMELVKYVKSKVLNKQRIIVFSNRNSTSYWISLFLHECGVKATNLNGDMPLHVRQGKYGEFLNGKTMVLSTTNGGSQGLDTIMVNHILNYDFPLDTSSYIHRCGRAGRVGTIGVSRVTNFISKPSEIVVVQKIEMAVRKMKPIPVFNLLNRKDEEEEEIENDFTEEMIENLDEVENIPY, from the exons ATGTTGTTTCAGTTTTGTCGCGTGGGTTGCAAAACTAAAATTAATGCgacatttttaaatgttacacGACACTAT gcAAGGGTAGTTAAAATTCGACGAAAAGAAAACGATGTCGCTAATAATGAAATAGAACATGAGAAAACAAAAACAccaataataaaatgtaaaaagaagaTGTATGATTTTTACAAAGATGATACATGTTCCAAAGAAAAACCGATATTGGCCAGTCATGGCTGGAAAAACAGAAAGTCTAAAGGCGATCATTTCTTTATATACCCTTACAACaat gaTATTGCGGAAGCGAATAAGGAAGTTGGTTCTGAAACATTTCAGGATCTTGATGTAAATGCTTCTGTATGTAATAATTTAgaagatttaaatatatacgaaCCTTTACAAATCCAAAAGCTCGGGATACcaaaaatttttcaagaatGTAATGTATTAATAGCAGCAGAAACAGGATGTGGGAAAACATTAGCTTATCTTCTGCCATTGATaactaaaattttgttatggaaacaaaaagaagtgcaaagaaatataaatacaccACTAGGATTGATCGTAACTCCTTCAAGAGAATTAACAGTACAAATCGCG TTGCAACTAATTAAGCTATCTAAGAaccttaatattaaaataaagatagtCACTGGTGGGAGGACAAAAAAGATAATATCGGATCCTCCTGTGGGAAACATTGATATTCTTGTTTGTAGTTTTGGAGTTATTAGTAAATTGGCAACGTTTGGTGTATATGATCTCACATTTGTAAGATTTGTTGTGTTAGACGAAGCTGATTCTTTGTTTCATTCTTCCTTTGAGACAAAGCTAAAAGTATTTCTGAGGAGAATACCG ATTGAATATCATCATTACAATACAACTAGGAATAAATTTCCTGATACAGCCCAACTCATTTTAGTCTCTGCATCAATTCCATCAGGTCTTAACACTGTGCTGAGTGACATCATAAAT ATAAATTCTTTGGAACATGTAACAACGGAAAAATTACATAGAATACTGATTCCACAAAAGTTTGTAAGATTAATTCCAAGCCAAAAGCCCATGGAGCTtgtgaaatatgtaaaaagcaaagtattaaataaacaaCGTATAATTGTATTCAGCAATCGAAATAGTACGTCCTATTGGATTTCCTTATTTTTACATGAATGTGGTGTCAAAGCTACAAATTTAAATGGCGATATGCCATTACATGTACGACAAGGAAAATACGGAGAATTCCTAAATGGCAAAACAATGGTGTTATCTACAACGAACGGAGGATCCCAAGGTTTAGATACAATAATGGTTAATCACATTTTAAATTATGATTTTCCCTTAGACACGTCCAGCTACATACACAg ATGCGGTCGAGCTGGCAGAGTTGGTACCATAGGTGTGTCCAgagtaacaaattttatttccaaaccGAGCGAAATCGTCGTAGTTCAAAAGATTGAAATGGCagttagaaaaatgaaacCAATACCTGTGTTTAACCTTCTGAATAGAAaagacgaagaggaagaagaaatagaaaacgatTTTACAGAGGAAATGATCGAAAATTTAGATGAAGTCGAAAATATTccatattga
- the Dbp21e2 gene encoding putative ATP-dependent RNA helicase Dbp21E2 isoform X3, with the protein MYDPELNRARVVKIRRKENDVANNEIEHEKTKTPIIKCKKKMYDFYKDDTCSKEKPILASHGWKNRKSKGDHFFIYPYNNDIAEANKEVGSETFQDLDVNASVCNNLEDLNIYEPLQIQKLGIPKIFQECNVLIAAETGCGKTLAYLLPLITKILLWKQKEVQRNINTPLGLIVTPSRELTVQIALQLIKLSKNLNIKIKIVTGGRTKKIISDPPVGNIDILVCSFGVISKLATFGVYDLTFVRFVVLDEADSLFHSSFETKLKVFLRRIPIEYHHYNTTRNKFPDTAQLILVSASIPSGLNTVLSDIININSLEHVTTEKLHRILIPQKFVRLIPSQKPMELVKYVKSKVLNKQRIIVFSNRNSTSYWISLFLHECGVKATNLNGDMPLHVRQGKYGEFLNGKTMVLSTTNGGSQGLDTIMVNHILNYDFPLDTSSYIHRCGRAGRVGTIGVSRVTNFISKPSEIVVVQKIEMAVRKMKPIPVFNLLNRKDEEEEEIENDFTEEMIENLDEVENIPY; encoded by the exons gcAAGGGTAGTTAAAATTCGACGAAAAGAAAACGATGTCGCTAATAATGAAATAGAACATGAGAAAACAAAAACAccaataataaaatgtaaaaagaagaTGTATGATTTTTACAAAGATGATACATGTTCCAAAGAAAAACCGATATTGGCCAGTCATGGCTGGAAAAACAGAAAGTCTAAAGGCGATCATTTCTTTATATACCCTTACAACaat gaTATTGCGGAAGCGAATAAGGAAGTTGGTTCTGAAACATTTCAGGATCTTGATGTAAATGCTTCTGTATGTAATAATTTAgaagatttaaatatatacgaaCCTTTACAAATCCAAAAGCTCGGGATACcaaaaatttttcaagaatGTAATGTATTAATAGCAGCAGAAACAGGATGTGGGAAAACATTAGCTTATCTTCTGCCATTGATaactaaaattttgttatggaaacaaaaagaagtgcaaagaaatataaatacaccACTAGGATTGATCGTAACTCCTTCAAGAGAATTAACAGTACAAATCGCG TTGCAACTAATTAAGCTATCTAAGAaccttaatattaaaataaagatagtCACTGGTGGGAGGACAAAAAAGATAATATCGGATCCTCCTGTGGGAAACATTGATATTCTTGTTTGTAGTTTTGGAGTTATTAGTAAATTGGCAACGTTTGGTGTATATGATCTCACATTTGTAAGATTTGTTGTGTTAGACGAAGCTGATTCTTTGTTTCATTCTTCCTTTGAGACAAAGCTAAAAGTATTTCTGAGGAGAATACCG ATTGAATATCATCATTACAATACAACTAGGAATAAATTTCCTGATACAGCCCAACTCATTTTAGTCTCTGCATCAATTCCATCAGGTCTTAACACTGTGCTGAGTGACATCATAAAT ATAAATTCTTTGGAACATGTAACAACGGAAAAATTACATAGAATACTGATTCCACAAAAGTTTGTAAGATTAATTCCAAGCCAAAAGCCCATGGAGCTtgtgaaatatgtaaaaagcaaagtattaaataaacaaCGTATAATTGTATTCAGCAATCGAAATAGTACGTCCTATTGGATTTCCTTATTTTTACATGAATGTGGTGTCAAAGCTACAAATTTAAATGGCGATATGCCATTACATGTACGACAAGGAAAATACGGAGAATTCCTAAATGGCAAAACAATGGTGTTATCTACAACGAACGGAGGATCCCAAGGTTTAGATACAATAATGGTTAATCACATTTTAAATTATGATTTTCCCTTAGACACGTCCAGCTACATACACAg ATGCGGTCGAGCTGGCAGAGTTGGTACCATAGGTGTGTCCAgagtaacaaattttatttccaaaccGAGCGAAATCGTCGTAGTTCAAAAGATTGAAATGGCagttagaaaaatgaaacCAATACCTGTGTTTAACCTTCTGAATAGAAaagacgaagaggaagaagaaatagaaaacgatTTTACAGAGGAAATGATCGAAAATTTAGATGAAGTCGAAAATATTccatattga
- the Dbp21e2 gene encoding putative ATP-dependent RNA helicase Dbp21E2 isoform X2, translated as MQSIDMFRILFIGNARVVKIRRKENDVANNEIEHEKTKTPIIKCKKKMYDFYKDDTCSKEKPILASHGWKNRKSKGDHFFIYPYNNDIAEANKEVGSETFQDLDVNASVCNNLEDLNIYEPLQIQKLGIPKIFQECNVLIAAETGCGKTLAYLLPLITKILLWKQKEVQRNINTPLGLIVTPSRELTVQIALQLIKLSKNLNIKIKIVTGGRTKKIISDPPVGNIDILVCSFGVISKLATFGVYDLTFVRFVVLDEADSLFHSSFETKLKVFLRRIPIEYHHYNTTRNKFPDTAQLILVSASIPSGLNTVLSDIININSLEHVTTEKLHRILIPQKFVRLIPSQKPMELVKYVKSKVLNKQRIIVFSNRNSTSYWISLFLHECGVKATNLNGDMPLHVRQGKYGEFLNGKTMVLSTTNGGSQGLDTIMVNHILNYDFPLDTSSYIHRCGRAGRVGTIGVSRVTNFISKPSEIVVVQKIEMAVRKMKPIPVFNLLNRKDEEEEEIENDFTEEMIENLDEVENIPY; from the exons gcAAGGGTAGTTAAAATTCGACGAAAAGAAAACGATGTCGCTAATAATGAAATAGAACATGAGAAAACAAAAACAccaataataaaatgtaaaaagaagaTGTATGATTTTTACAAAGATGATACATGTTCCAAAGAAAAACCGATATTGGCCAGTCATGGCTGGAAAAACAGAAAGTCTAAAGGCGATCATTTCTTTATATACCCTTACAACaat gaTATTGCGGAAGCGAATAAGGAAGTTGGTTCTGAAACATTTCAGGATCTTGATGTAAATGCTTCTGTATGTAATAATTTAgaagatttaaatatatacgaaCCTTTACAAATCCAAAAGCTCGGGATACcaaaaatttttcaagaatGTAATGTATTAATAGCAGCAGAAACAGGATGTGGGAAAACATTAGCTTATCTTCTGCCATTGATaactaaaattttgttatggaaacaaaaagaagtgcaaagaaatataaatacaccACTAGGATTGATCGTAACTCCTTCAAGAGAATTAACAGTACAAATCGCG TTGCAACTAATTAAGCTATCTAAGAaccttaatattaaaataaagatagtCACTGGTGGGAGGACAAAAAAGATAATATCGGATCCTCCTGTGGGAAACATTGATATTCTTGTTTGTAGTTTTGGAGTTATTAGTAAATTGGCAACGTTTGGTGTATATGATCTCACATTTGTAAGATTTGTTGTGTTAGACGAAGCTGATTCTTTGTTTCATTCTTCCTTTGAGACAAAGCTAAAAGTATTTCTGAGGAGAATACCG ATTGAATATCATCATTACAATACAACTAGGAATAAATTTCCTGATACAGCCCAACTCATTTTAGTCTCTGCATCAATTCCATCAGGTCTTAACACTGTGCTGAGTGACATCATAAAT ATAAATTCTTTGGAACATGTAACAACGGAAAAATTACATAGAATACTGATTCCACAAAAGTTTGTAAGATTAATTCCAAGCCAAAAGCCCATGGAGCTtgtgaaatatgtaaaaagcaaagtattaaataaacaaCGTATAATTGTATTCAGCAATCGAAATAGTACGTCCTATTGGATTTCCTTATTTTTACATGAATGTGGTGTCAAAGCTACAAATTTAAATGGCGATATGCCATTACATGTACGACAAGGAAAATACGGAGAATTCCTAAATGGCAAAACAATGGTGTTATCTACAACGAACGGAGGATCCCAAGGTTTAGATACAATAATGGTTAATCACATTTTAAATTATGATTTTCCCTTAGACACGTCCAGCTACATACACAg ATGCGGTCGAGCTGGCAGAGTTGGTACCATAGGTGTGTCCAgagtaacaaattttatttccaaaccGAGCGAAATCGTCGTAGTTCAAAAGATTGAAATGGCagttagaaaaatgaaacCAATACCTGTGTTTAACCTTCTGAATAGAAaagacgaagaggaagaagaaatagaaaacgatTTTACAGAGGAAATGATCGAAAATTTAGATGAAGTCGAAAATATTccatattga
- the Dbp21e2 gene encoding putative ATP-dependent RNA helicase Dbp21E2 isoform X4: MENKARVVKIRRKENDVANNEIEHEKTKTPIIKCKKKMYDFYKDDTCSKEKPILASHGWKNRKSKGDHFFIYPYNNDIAEANKEVGSETFQDLDVNASVCNNLEDLNIYEPLQIQKLGIPKIFQECNVLIAAETGCGKTLAYLLPLITKILLWKQKEVQRNINTPLGLIVTPSRELTVQIALQLIKLSKNLNIKIKIVTGGRTKKIISDPPVGNIDILVCSFGVISKLATFGVYDLTFVRFVVLDEADSLFHSSFETKLKVFLRRIPIEYHHYNTTRNKFPDTAQLILVSASIPSGLNTVLSDIININSLEHVTTEKLHRILIPQKFVRLIPSQKPMELVKYVKSKVLNKQRIIVFSNRNSTSYWISLFLHECGVKATNLNGDMPLHVRQGKYGEFLNGKTMVLSTTNGGSQGLDTIMVNHILNYDFPLDTSSYIHRCGRAGRVGTIGVSRVTNFISKPSEIVVVQKIEMAVRKMKPIPVFNLLNRKDEEEEEIENDFTEEMIENLDEVENIPY; encoded by the exons gcAAGGGTAGTTAAAATTCGACGAAAAGAAAACGATGTCGCTAATAATGAAATAGAACATGAGAAAACAAAAACAccaataataaaatgtaaaaagaagaTGTATGATTTTTACAAAGATGATACATGTTCCAAAGAAAAACCGATATTGGCCAGTCATGGCTGGAAAAACAGAAAGTCTAAAGGCGATCATTTCTTTATATACCCTTACAACaat gaTATTGCGGAAGCGAATAAGGAAGTTGGTTCTGAAACATTTCAGGATCTTGATGTAAATGCTTCTGTATGTAATAATTTAgaagatttaaatatatacgaaCCTTTACAAATCCAAAAGCTCGGGATACcaaaaatttttcaagaatGTAATGTATTAATAGCAGCAGAAACAGGATGTGGGAAAACATTAGCTTATCTTCTGCCATTGATaactaaaattttgttatggaaacaaaaagaagtgcaaagaaatataaatacaccACTAGGATTGATCGTAACTCCTTCAAGAGAATTAACAGTACAAATCGCG TTGCAACTAATTAAGCTATCTAAGAaccttaatattaaaataaagatagtCACTGGTGGGAGGACAAAAAAGATAATATCGGATCCTCCTGTGGGAAACATTGATATTCTTGTTTGTAGTTTTGGAGTTATTAGTAAATTGGCAACGTTTGGTGTATATGATCTCACATTTGTAAGATTTGTTGTGTTAGACGAAGCTGATTCTTTGTTTCATTCTTCCTTTGAGACAAAGCTAAAAGTATTTCTGAGGAGAATACCG ATTGAATATCATCATTACAATACAACTAGGAATAAATTTCCTGATACAGCCCAACTCATTTTAGTCTCTGCATCAATTCCATCAGGTCTTAACACTGTGCTGAGTGACATCATAAAT ATAAATTCTTTGGAACATGTAACAACGGAAAAATTACATAGAATACTGATTCCACAAAAGTTTGTAAGATTAATTCCAAGCCAAAAGCCCATGGAGCTtgtgaaatatgtaaaaagcaaagtattaaataaacaaCGTATAATTGTATTCAGCAATCGAAATAGTACGTCCTATTGGATTTCCTTATTTTTACATGAATGTGGTGTCAAAGCTACAAATTTAAATGGCGATATGCCATTACATGTACGACAAGGAAAATACGGAGAATTCCTAAATGGCAAAACAATGGTGTTATCTACAACGAACGGAGGATCCCAAGGTTTAGATACAATAATGGTTAATCACATTTTAAATTATGATTTTCCCTTAGACACGTCCAGCTACATACACAg ATGCGGTCGAGCTGGCAGAGTTGGTACCATAGGTGTGTCCAgagtaacaaattttatttccaaaccGAGCGAAATCGTCGTAGTTCAAAAGATTGAAATGGCagttagaaaaatgaaacCAATACCTGTGTTTAACCTTCTGAATAGAAaagacgaagaggaagaagaaatagaaaacgatTTTACAGAGGAAATGATCGAAAATTTAGATGAAGTCGAAAATATTccatattga